A region of the Sminthopsis crassicaudata isolate SCR6 chromosome 6, ASM4859323v1, whole genome shotgun sequence genome:
acatttcctCAAATTTAAACACTCAAGTACGTTCAGTGTTATAGTACATCAGATTACCAACACAAAGTTGAAGTTAAGTGAATGTCTGTTCtttaaatacttcttttaaaatgGAGACAGATTAGAGACCGGGACCTCTGAAACAGGAATTTTTGGCGCAGTGCGAGTTAATACAAGCTCTATCTCTAAGACCATAATCAAATTTCATGTattcattgggggaaaaaaatgtagGATTTGTCTTGTGCTCAGTTAAGCTCAGTCAATTAAATAAAAACGGTGTAACAATGTCAATTCTGTTGAACCCACATCATATTAGAGAAAATCAGTAAAGACATTAAAACGCCTACTTGATTTGGACTGATATTATTTATTCCCGGTACTAAAGAGCACCACTCCCCAAGTGAGGTGGGACCTGAGGTAATAATCAACACAACAATCCGCAGAGCACCTtccaggggagagagaaaaggcagTTTATTCTAACTCTCCCAAGACGGGAGAAGAAGCCGGCCCACCCGGTGGCAATCCCGCCGAGGGGGTGGCCCAGCAGCCCAGCCCAGAACTCCACTCCCACCCCCGCCCTCAGGCCGTCTCCCGCAGACTTTCCCAGTTCTTTCCCCTCGTGCTCACACCTGGGGACCCCTCCTGCCGTAATTGACCAGGGCGGCTCTCTCTAGACCCGGGAGGAGTGGGGTCCTTTGGCTGGGGTTCAGGGCAGACCTGCGATGACTCTCCCCCCCTCCCTGCGGGGTCCCGGGGTAGTGGAAAAGGGACAAAGCTTACCTGGGCGTCAGGCCTTGCAGGCGGCCCCAGGCCCGGCCTAGACCGCCCCCGCGGGGAGGAGGCGTCTGGCCTCAGGGCCTCGGGCTGGGAGTGCCGCCCCCGCGGACGGGCCCGCCTATTTAGGGCGCTGGCGCCGGGCACAGCCGGGCTGCGCACATGGCTGGCCTAGGCGACGACGGCGGCCTGGAAGGTTACATGTTCCCGACCTACGGCCCGTACGCGTTCCCATACGCGCCGGGGCCCAAGGGCAAGGCCGGCGGCGGTGGCTGGCGGCCCCGGGGTGCGGTGGGGGTGAACTCCGGCCTGCCGCCCTTCGGGCAGCCCCCGGCGGCCGACTACCTGGACAGCTACCAGCGGGCCCAGCTCATGGCCGTGCTGGCGCAGGTGAGCCCGGGCCTGGTTCCGCGGCTGCGCAGGGCCCCGAGCCGCGACGTGGCCGTGCAGGTGAACCCGCGTCGGGACGCGGCCGTGCAGTGTTCGCTGGGGCGCCGCCCGTTACCTCGCCGGGCCCGGGAGCTGTCCGAGGCCGCTTTCCCGCGCACCGCCGCCGTCTATTCGCCCGTGGCCTCGCGCCGTCTCGCAGCCCTCGTGGAAGAGCCCGAGGGCGGGGGCTCCGCGGGGGAGGAGGCGGGCTGTGAGGCCCAGGAGGGCGGCGGCCGGGACAGCCCGGCCGAGGAGCCGACCCAGTCCGACGGCGCCCAGGCCGCGGAACCCGCCGACGAGCCCGAGGAGCTGGAGCCAGAGCAGGAGCACGAGCAGGAGCCGGAGCGGGCCGCGGCCGGGGAGGCGGAGGAGGCGAGGGAGACCGCAGCCCCGGGATCGCAGAGCCCCGAGCAGACTAAGACGAGGCTGCGCTTCCAGGTGAGAACCCCGCCCCTAACTCAGAGTCCACCCCCACCTTCCACCTGGCCCCTCTGTTAGACGCCGCCTGTTTGCTGGGCTGTGCTCGTCTTAGGGACTGGCGTCCAAAGCAGCAAGTGACTCTGGAAGGAGCGTGGGGGGTGAGGGGAGGGAGAGTCAGCCCCCATCCCCAGCGTGGAGCCGGGGCTGCCTCCGAGGGCCTGGAAGCTTTCTTAATGGAAAGCCTCGGGTTCTGGGGAAGACTATCCAGCCAGGGATTGCTCTGCCCATGTGCGCCCGCGGCCCTTGAGGGTTTGGGAAGTTTTTGGAACGGCTGGGGGGCTTTCGGCCTTCAGTGATGTGGGTCCCGTTGGTGCCGGCCGCCGCCAAGCGTCCAGGCCGCAGCGTGGAAGCACGTGGGACACGGTTTGGGGTCCTGGACCCCTGGGTGCCTCCCCAACATGCAATTGTAAATCTCTTACAAATAAAAGCCTAGGCCTGTCTTTTCCAACGTGGGGACCTTTCTTTGGGGCTCACATAGGGCTACATTCTCTTCCCTTAAAAAGACCCCCAAACTGCCTTTGAGCTCTTCTGTCCCCCTTTGGCCCTGGAGGTTACCTTATCCGCCTTGAGCCCCCCAGGATTATGCTTTGTTTTGCTGGATCCCATGATGAGCGGTTTCTTCCTTGGTGAGTTCCCGGAAAAGAGTCTGTGGAAATGGTTCGTGTTCTCCTTTCCTTAGCTTTGGGAGAGTACGATTGACCTCAGCCAAAGTACAAAAAAAGCCCCAGCTTCCATCACTGTCTCTGAAATAGAGACTGGACATTACATCTCATTTGCCCCCttacaatgttgttgttcagttcttaGAGCAGAAGTACGGCTATTATCACTGCAAAGACTGCA
Encoded here:
- the ZAR1 gene encoding zygote arrest protein 1 — translated: MAGLGDDGGLEGYMFPTYGPYAFPYAPGPKGKAGGGGWRPRGAVGVNSGLPPFGQPPAADYLDSYQRAQLMAVLAQVSPGLVPRLRRAPSRDVAVQVNPRRDAAVQCSLGRRPLPRRARELSEAAFPRTAAVYSPVASRRLAALVEEPEGGGSAGEEAGCEAQEGGGRDSPAEEPTQSDGAQAAEPADEPEELEPEQEHEQEPERAAAGEAEEARETAAPGSQSPEQTKTRLRFQFLEQKYGYYHCKDCNIRWESAYVWCVQGTNKVYFKQFCRTCQKSYNPYRVEDIACQSCKQTRCSCAVKLRHVDPKRPHRQDLCGRCKGKRLSCDSTFSFKYII